The region ataaataatataactattttgcTTCTCTTCAGTACCATTAACTGCGATCCAAAAAGCTGTAAAGtttgtaaagttttatattttttaatatttcaacacTTGATATTGTActccaaaatatatattttttccttattaatATTCCATTTTCTAGTATACTACAATAAGAAGCggacacaaaaacaaaattgtttgagAATAATTagtgtgaattattttttaaaacgaatatatttttttcttcctcAGTTCATCTTCGCCTGCTTCCTCGCTCTCGCCGCGGCCGAGCCCAAGCCCGGCGTCTTCGTCGGAGGCTACGCAGCGCCCATAGCCGCCGCGTACACCGCGCCGGTGGCTGCTGCATACACCGCGCCCGTCGCCTACTCTGCCTACAGCGCGCCTTTGGCTGCCTACTCCGCCTACACCTACGCATCTCCCTACTCTTACTTCCTCCGTCGTTGATTTCttctaaaatatcaaaattctatttaacTATGGCAACTGAATAAATTGACACTGCTGCAATATGaagttattgtttaatatttatatgcctATTAACTTTAATGGAATGACATGGAACCAAATCTATTTTGgtaacattgtaaaataacgatGTGTCTGAAATTATTCCTTTTGCGACCTTGCGGAAACAATTTgcctaaacaataatttatttttttgaaatatgatCGAAATTCCTAATAAGATTCGTATCATGTGTGCTATTTGTATTAGCCGTATGGCTAACACCATAACTTTTGTTTGGGGTAGTTAGTTAAGTAAGGGAGATGGAGaattaattgcaaatattttaatagtagtcTATAGTaatgcttataataatatcagccctgtattacatactgtcccactgatgggcacgggcctcctcaactactgagagggattaggccttagtccaccacgcctgcctagtgcgggttggtagacttcacatatcttcgaaattaTTAGGGAAAAAtactcaggcatgcaggtttcctcacgatgttttcgttcacctttaaagcaagcgataattcacaaagaatacacacatgacaaCTTAAGAAAAGtccgaggtgtgtgcccttgggatttgaacctgcggacattcgtctcggcaatccgttcctctcccaactaggctatcgccgctttctcgaaatgtagattttaattatactattgGTCAAATTATAAGTGGAAGTccataactatatttattttttaatttgtttgcgtCATGTTGAATGCTTATAATTCGACTCTACCTTAGATCGAGTTGTACAGAAAGCCTAAGCCAAGTAGTCTATTCCATCTTtgacttaatatttttggaCACTAACTGCCCGACTTGGTGGCTTTATAGTGATTTTCCTATAAAACACTTATATTCAgtgatattgtataaaatttgagTAG is a window of Manduca sexta isolate Smith_Timp_Sample1 unplaced genomic scaffold, JHU_Msex_v1.0 HiC_scaffold_1098, whole genome shotgun sequence DNA encoding:
- the LOC119191143 gene encoding neuropeptide-like 4; the protein is MFKLFIFACFLALAAAEPKPGVFVGGYAAPIAAAYTAPVAAAYTAPVAYSAYSAPLAAYSAYTYASPYSYFLRR